A single region of the Pseudorhodoplanes sp. genome encodes:
- the rpmA gene encoding 50S ribosomal protein L27 codes for MAHKKAGGSSRNGRDTAGRRLGVKAFGGEAVTAGNIICRQRGTTWHPGRNVGMGKDHTLFALIDGRVQFNTKAKGRTFVSVLPMTEAAAE; via the coding sequence ATGGCACACAAGAAAGCAGGCGGATCATCCCGTAACGGCCGCGACACAGCGGGCCGCCGCCTTGGCGTGAAGGCGTTCGGCGGCGAAGCCGTGACCGCCGGCAATATCATTTGTCGTCAGCGTGGCACCACGTGGCATCCCGGCCGCAATGTCGGCATGGGCAAGGACCACACGCTTTTCGCACTCATCGATGGACGCGTTCAGTTCAATACTAAAGCCAAAGGCCGCACATTCGTATCGGTACTTCCGATGACGGAGGCTGCGGCCGAATAG
- a CDS encoding amidohydrolase family protein: MTVIDVHTHMLTRDYLELLRAHGSGKYTLKKTPAGQDAVHLYDAPFMTLFAGMWDYDLRIRKMDEAKVDLAIVSLTCPNAYWGGREVALKAAQMVNDSMAEQQRARPDRIRWLASLPFQYAGDAKAELARCVRLGAVGVMVIANIDGEDLTNPKFAAVWAEIDKLGWPVLVHPGAPQGVREQHMDEFNMIPPVGFMADTTLAFTRMIYSGFLDKYPNVKFIAAHGGATLPYLAGRLDRCWEMIPGCAAVIKDKPSDYLQRIWYDTVVYDERALELCISVAGSPDRVLYGSDYPHNIGDMIGCLARVNALPADQAARVAGKNAEKLFRL; this comes from the coding sequence ATGACCGTCATCGACGTCCATACTCATATGCTGACGCGCGACTACCTGGAACTTCTGCGCGCGCATGGCTCAGGCAAATACACCCTGAAAAAGACCCCGGCCGGGCAGGATGCGGTCCACCTCTATGACGCACCCTTCATGACCCTGTTTGCGGGCATGTGGGACTATGACCTGCGCATCAGGAAGATGGACGAGGCCAAGGTCGACCTCGCGATCGTCTCTTTGACCTGTCCGAATGCCTATTGGGGCGGCCGCGAGGTGGCGCTGAAGGCCGCGCAGATGGTCAACGACTCGATGGCGGAGCAGCAGCGCGCCAGACCCGACCGCATCCGCTGGCTAGCGTCGCTGCCTTTTCAATATGCCGGAGATGCAAAGGCTGAACTCGCGCGCTGTGTGAGACTTGGCGCCGTGGGCGTGATGGTGATCGCCAATATCGATGGCGAGGATCTGACCAATCCGAAATTTGCAGCCGTGTGGGCCGAAATCGACAAACTCGGCTGGCCGGTGCTGGTGCATCCCGGCGCGCCGCAAGGCGTGCGTGAGCAGCATATGGACGAGTTCAACATGATCCCGCCGGTCGGCTTCATGGCCGACACCACGCTCGCCTTCACGCGGATGATCTATTCGGGATTTTTGGACAAGTACCCGAACGTGAAATTCATCGCCGCGCATGGCGGCGCCACCTTGCCCTATCTCGCCGGCCGGCTCGATCGCTGCTGGGAAATGATCCCGGGCTGCGCGGCGGTGATCAAAGACAAGCCGTCGGATTATCTGCAGCGCATCTGGTACGACACTGTCGTGTACGACGAGCGGGCGCTGGAGCTTTGCATCTCGGTCGCCGGCTCGCCCGACCGCGTGCTCTACGGCTCCGACTATCCGCACAATATCGGCGATATGATCGGCTGCCTGGCGCGGGTGAATGCGTTGCCCGCCGATCAGGCGGCGCGCGTCGCCGGCAAGAATGCGGAAAAGCTATTCAGGCTGTAA
- a CDS encoding cysteine desulfurase family protein, with protein MTMTPIYLDHNATTPVDPDVLQAMLPYLRGQFGNPSSAYALGRYARDAVESARADVASLIGAGADEIVFTSGGTESSNIAIAGTSRRAPEKRAVVTTAIEHPATESVCALLARRGHDVRRIAPDANGQVPAAAMIDAIDDATGLVTMIHAQNETGVLQPVEEVAHASRRKNVLVHIDAAQSAGKIALDVRRIGVDFVTIAGHKLYAPKGVGALYVRRGVRFDPVLVGAGQEQGRRPGTENVAGIVALGRACAIAAERLQRDLERLTMLRDRLLHALVREIPNLKHVGHSVERLPNTLNVLFPQVSGRKLLENCPRVFASTGSACHADREDPSTILLAMGISSDEALGAVRLSVGRYTSEQDVDDAAAALASAWRLMTGAKPATTAA; from the coding sequence ATGACGATGACTCCGATATATCTCGATCATAACGCGACCACACCCGTCGATCCCGATGTGTTGCAAGCGATGCTGCCTTATTTGCGCGGCCAGTTCGGCAACCCTTCATCGGCCTATGCTCTGGGACGTTATGCGCGCGATGCGGTGGAATCGGCACGTGCCGATGTCGCGTCTTTGATCGGCGCTGGCGCGGATGAAATCGTCTTCACCAGTGGCGGCACCGAATCAAGCAATATTGCAATCGCAGGCACCTCACGGCGCGCGCCCGAAAAGCGGGCCGTGGTCACGACTGCGATCGAGCACCCGGCGACAGAATCCGTCTGCGCGTTGCTCGCGCGACGCGGACACGACGTTCGCCGGATAGCTCCCGACGCCAATGGACAGGTTCCGGCAGCGGCCATGATCGATGCGATTGATGACGCAACTGGGCTCGTGACGATGATTCACGCTCAGAACGAAACCGGCGTTCTGCAGCCGGTCGAAGAGGTCGCGCATGCTTCCCGGCGGAAGAACGTGCTCGTTCACATCGACGCTGCGCAATCGGCCGGAAAAATCGCATTGGATGTACGACGGATTGGTGTCGATTTTGTCACCATTGCAGGCCACAAGCTGTACGCACCGAAAGGCGTCGGGGCGCTCTACGTTCGGCGTGGCGTCAGGTTCGATCCTGTTTTGGTTGGAGCTGGCCAGGAACAGGGCCGCCGGCCGGGTACGGAGAACGTGGCCGGCATTGTTGCCCTTGGTCGCGCGTGCGCGATTGCGGCGGAAAGGCTGCAGCGCGACCTGGAGCGATTGACAATGCTGCGAGACCGCCTGCTTCATGCGCTCGTTCGCGAAATTCCGAACCTGAAACATGTCGGTCATTCCGTCGAACGTCTCCCTAACACCCTTAACGTACTCTTTCCCCAGGTGTCGGGCCGCAAGCTCCTCGAAAATTGTCCACGCGTCTTTGCGTCGACTGGTTCCGCCTGTCATGCGGATAGAGAAGATCCCTCCACCATCCTGCTAGCCATGGGTATATCGTCGGATGAAGCTTTGGGAGCCGTACGGCTGTCAGTCGGACGTTACACCAGCGAGCAGGATGTCGATGATGCGGCCGCGGCACTTGCTTCGGCCTGGCGACTGATGACGGGCGCGAAGCCGGCCACCACGGCAGCCTGA
- a CDS encoding LysM peptidoglycan-binding domain-containing protein, with protein MKGTLRARIALLSLLMAVAIGSSLVWWLHNHPELTQTSPVQSNPPAEAKRDAPATSAEKPASKSITATTEALKDLGAQLGTLKPAPSEPDPQFDAVRIDPNGDSVIAGRATPNATVELLRDGEVHDRTVADSTGAFVFVPKPLPPGKFELKLRATEPGGKQMVSKNSVAVELGSPAQEKAAAALAQKAPAVVPPQKPAVAPEEPAAELPKPEPQAEANTRIDLVEAQGGGKLYVSGRSAPGSTVRFYLNDVYIATGTASPEGQVSFYIGGGVKPGEYRIRLDQLAASDKVLSRAEVPFSAPATVVTSAPARPVAPSTSTSETSVAATQPQQTTSAPAATAPVKASPKTQAELPASPPVVAEVTPREIASAATSPSSSTQPPASSESPAKDSQSVLSKAAQPDAAKANRPELTTGKSGTATPPKSAAASDRSDAVVVPSIDTKVVVRGDNLWRISQTTYGHGIRYSVIYSANRAQIRDPDLIYPGQVFVLPKTQP; from the coding sequence ATGAAGGGAACTCTCAGGGCCCGCATTGCTCTCCTCTCGCTTTTGATGGCGGTTGCAATCGGCTCTAGCCTTGTCTGGTGGCTGCACAATCATCCCGAATTGACCCAGACATCGCCGGTCCAGTCGAATCCGCCAGCCGAAGCGAAGCGCGATGCACCGGCCACTTCAGCCGAGAAACCGGCCTCGAAATCAATCACTGCAACGACCGAAGCACTTAAGGATCTCGGTGCCCAGCTAGGCACGTTGAAACCTGCACCATCGGAGCCGGATCCCCAATTCGACGCCGTGCGTATCGATCCGAATGGTGATTCCGTCATCGCTGGCCGTGCGACACCAAATGCCACGGTAGAGCTTCTGCGGGACGGCGAGGTTCACGACAGAACTGTCGCGGATTCGACCGGGGCGTTCGTTTTCGTTCCGAAGCCACTCCCGCCCGGAAAGTTCGAGCTGAAATTGCGCGCGACTGAGCCGGGCGGCAAGCAGATGGTATCGAAGAATTCGGTCGCCGTTGAATTGGGCTCACCAGCACAAGAAAAGGCGGCCGCGGCGCTGGCGCAGAAGGCGCCGGCAGTCGTGCCGCCGCAGAAGCCGGCTGTCGCGCCCGAGGAGCCGGCGGCCGAGCTTCCAAAACCTGAGCCGCAAGCTGAAGCGAACACTCGTATCGACCTCGTCGAAGCGCAGGGCGGGGGCAAACTTTACGTGTCCGGCCGATCTGCGCCGGGCTCGACGGTTCGCTTTTATTTGAACGACGTGTATATCGCGACCGGTACAGCTTCGCCGGAAGGGCAAGTCAGCTTTTACATCGGTGGGGGCGTAAAGCCCGGCGAGTACCGGATCCGGTTGGACCAACTCGCCGCATCAGACAAGGTGCTGTCTCGTGCGGAGGTGCCTTTCAGCGCGCCTGCAACAGTGGTGACGAGCGCTCCCGCGAGGCCGGTGGCGCCGAGTACTTCGACATCTGAAACATCCGTCGCTGCGACACAGCCTCAACAAACGACGTCGGCGCCTGCAGCGACAGCGCCGGTGAAAGCTTCGCCGAAGACTCAGGCCGAGCTTCCTGCGTCGCCGCCGGTGGTTGCGGAGGTGACGCCGCGCGAAATTGCGAGCGCGGCGACCAGTCCTTCGTCGTCCACGCAACCGCCCGCCTCAAGCGAATCTCCCGCTAAAGATAGCCAATCGGTGCTCTCGAAGGCGGCCCAACCGGATGCGGCGAAGGCAAACCGGCCGGAACTCACTACAGGGAAATCGGGAACGGCAACACCGCCAAAGTCGGCCGCTGCAAGCGATCGAAGCGACGCCGTCGTTGTGCCGAGCATCGATACGAAAGTGGTGGTCCGCGGTGACAATCTGTGGCGGATCAGCCAGACGACATACGGCCATGGCATTCGCTACAGCGTGATCTACAGCGCTAACCGCGCTCAGATCCGCGATCCCGACCTTATTTATCCGGGACAGGTCTTTGTCTTGCCGAAGACGCAGCCGTAA
- the rplU gene encoding 50S ribosomal protein L21 — protein sequence MFAVIKTGGLQYRVAEDQVVRIGRIAGDPGEIVQLGNVLMLGGDNPQLGAPTVSGASVAVEIVQQSRGRKVIAFKKRRRKNSRRKRGFRPEYTVVRVSEILTDGKAPTKKAKGKPAPKAEKPEGETGEAKPKAKAKAAAKPKTAAKKPASKAKSAAKPKAKK from the coding sequence ATGTTCGCAGTCATCAAGACCGGCGGCCTGCAATACCGGGTCGCTGAAGACCAAGTGGTCCGGATCGGCCGCATTGCCGGCGACCCGGGCGAGATCGTTCAGCTTGGCAATGTGCTGATGCTGGGCGGCGACAACCCGCAACTCGGCGCGCCGACAGTGTCTGGCGCCTCGGTGGCGGTCGAGATCGTGCAGCAGAGCCGCGGCCGCAAGGTCATCGCCTTCAAGAAGCGCCGCCGCAAGAATTCGCGCCGCAAGCGCGGCTTCCGGCCGGAATACACGGTCGTGCGGGTCAGCGAGATCCTGACCGACGGCAAGGCGCCGACCAAGAAGGCCAAGGGCAAGCCTGCGCCGAAAGCCGAGAAGCCGGAAGGCGAGACCGGAGAGGCAAAGCCAAAGGCGAAAGCCAAGGCCGCCGCAAAGCCGAAGACGGCCGCGAAAAAGCCGGCTTCAAAGGCCAAATCAGCGGCGAAGCCGAAGGCGAAAAAGTAA
- a CDS encoding helix-turn-helix transcriptional regulator, with protein sequence MRLLTTSEAAEYLRLKERKLYELISEGQVPCTKVTGKWLFPKDELDLWLASSLIRPEGMPATEPMPIVGGSHDPLLEWSLRESGCALATLPEGSEAGLQRFARGELVATAIHLHDLESQKVDANIIAMRSRARFHDAALLAFARREQGILVPLGNSKNLTCMRDIIQTRARVAQRPAGAGAQLLLESLLHREDAGLDQLNIVLPASPTGSDLAQAIRAGRADCGIATRSAATAAGLDFIPIVWEHFDIVVRQRDYFRKPIQSFLAFLRRSDFAHRAAEMGGYDVSEAGNVRYAP encoded by the coding sequence ATGCGCTTACTGACGACTTCCGAAGCAGCTGAATATCTCCGCCTGAAGGAACGAAAGCTTTATGAGCTGATAAGCGAAGGGCAGGTTCCTTGCACGAAGGTGACGGGGAAATGGTTGTTTCCGAAGGACGAGCTGGATCTTTGGCTGGCTTCGAGCTTGATTCGGCCGGAAGGCATGCCAGCGACGGAGCCGATGCCGATCGTCGGCGGGAGCCACGATCCTTTGCTGGAATGGTCTTTGCGCGAAAGCGGTTGCGCGCTTGCGACTTTGCCCGAGGGAAGTGAGGCGGGGTTGCAGCGTTTTGCTCGCGGCGAACTGGTTGCCACAGCAATCCACTTACATGACCTGGAGAGCCAAAAGGTCGATGCCAACATTATAGCCATGCGCAGCCGCGCAAGGTTTCATGATGCCGCTCTGCTGGCATTTGCTCGTCGTGAGCAAGGCATCCTTGTCCCACTCGGAAATTCAAAGAATCTCACATGCATGCGCGATATAATACAAACGCGAGCGCGCGTCGCCCAGCGGCCGGCCGGCGCCGGCGCACAATTGCTACTGGAATCACTCCTGCATCGCGAGGATGCGGGGCTAGACCAGCTCAACATTGTCTTGCCGGCTTCGCCAACGGGATCAGACTTGGCGCAGGCGATTCGCGCCGGCCGGGCCGATTGCGGAATTGCAACACGTTCCGCCGCGACAGCCGCCGGGCTCGATTTCATTCCAATTGTTTGGGAGCATTTCGATATCGTTGTGCGGCAGCGCGATTATTTCCGGAAGCCCATACAATCGTTCCTGGCTTTCTTGCGAAGGTCCGATTTTGCACATCGAGCTGCTGAGATGGGCGGCTATGATGTCAGTGAGGCCGGCAACGTTCGTTATGCCCCTTGA